The genome window ATGCGAAAGCAAACAAATACTTTAAAGATGGACAATCTTCTGGTTTGATTTCTTTTGAAGTTTCTTCTTTTGAAGAAGCAAAAAGAGTTATTGATGCAGCTAAATTGTTTTCAGTAGTAGTAAACATTGGAGACAGTAAATCGTTAATTGTTCACCCAGCTTCAACAACTCACTCACAAATGAGTGAAGAAGAATTATTAAAAGCAGGAATCAATCCTGTAACAGTAAGACTTTCTATTGGTTTAGAAAATACTATTGATTTAATTGCTGATTTAGATCAAGCATTAAGTTAGGATTATAAGATGCCATTAATTTCATCAAAAGGAGTGTATGGTTTAACCGCCATGCATGAATTGTCAAAAAATAAAAAAGATACACCTATGCAAATTAGAGAAATATCTGCAAATGCAAGTATTCCTCAAAATTATCTTGAGCAACTTTTAAGTAAGTTACGAAGAGCAGAATTAGTAAGCTCAGTAAGAGGATCAAAAGGTGGTTATCGTTTGGCAAAAAAAGCAAATGAGATTAAAGTATTGGATATTCTGTTAGTATTAGAAGATGATTTAAGAATAGCAGATAATAAATGCAGTAATCCCGCGCTTGATATTTTCTTTACAGAAGTAAAAGAAAAAACACAAAGCTTGTTTTCTCTGAGTTTAGATGAGTTAGATCAATATTTAGATAAATATAATGAAAATCTTCATTATTCAATATAAAAACACACAAAGGTAATAAAATGAAATATGCAAATAATGTTACAGGTTTAATTGGAAATACACCTCTTGTTAAGTTACAAAAAGCAAGTACAAATGGTACAACTGTTTTAGGAAAATGTGAATTTATGAATCCTACTCATTCTGTTAAAGATAGAATTGGTTTGAATATGATTCAAACAGCTCTTGATAATGGTGATATTCAAAAAGATACCACTATTATTGAACCAACATCTGGAAATACTGGAATCGCTTTAGCATCAGTTTGTGCTGCATTTGGTCTTAAATTAATTCTTACTATGCCTTCATCAATGAGTATTGAGAGAAGAAAATTATTAAAAGCCTTAGGTGCTGAACTTGTATTAACTGAACCTGCAAAAGGAATGAAAGGTGCGGTTGATGCTGCTAAAGAATTAGCAAACGAAACTCCTAACTCTTTTGTACCACAACAATTTGCAAATCCTGCAAATCCAGAAATTCATAGACTTACAACTGCAAAAGAAATTTTAGCAGATACAGATGGGAAAATTGATATTTTAATTTCTGCTATTGGTACAGGTGGTTCTATTACAGGAATTGCGGAAGTATTAAAAGCACACAATAAAGATATTAAAATTATTGCTATTGAACCAGAAGCTTCTCCTATATTATCAGGTGGAAAACCAGGTCCTCATAAAATTCAAGGAATTGGAGCAGGTTTCATTCCAGAAGTTTTAGATACAAAAATTTATGATGAAGTAATTCAAGTTTCAAATGAAGATTCAATTTTAACTTCAAGAGCCCTAGCAAAAGAAGAAGGTTTATTAGTAGGTATTTCTTCAGGAGCAAATGCTTTTGTTGCACAACAAGTAGCTGCAAGAAGTGAAAATGCTGGAAAAGTTATTGTAACTATTTTATGTGATACAGGTGAGCGTTACTTAACTACAGGTTTATATGATGTTGATGAGGAATAATCCTTATCAACATATAAGAAGGGTAATGAATGCAAGACAAAGCGTATAGATCTATAGTTAAAACTATCTCTTGGCGAACCGTAGGAACACTTGATACTGTCATCATCTCATATTTTATAACAGGGGATTTAAAAATGGCAGCATCTATTGGTTCTATTGAGCTTTTTACAAAAATGATTTTATATTATTACCATGAGAGGTTATGGAATAAAATTTCTTTTGGAAAAAAACCAACAAACAACGATTATCAGATTTAGGAATACTATGAATATTGCACAATTAAATAAAAAATTTAGCACTTCGACTCCACAAGAAGTATTAGAATATTTTTTAAAAGAGTATGAACAAGATGCCGCTTTGTCTTCAAGTTTTGGAGCAGAAGACCAAGTACTTACCCATATGATGTTAGATATAAATAAAGAAGCCAATATCTTTACTTTAGATACAGGGCGTTTACATCCAGAGACTTATGCAGTTATGGATGCAACAAACCTAAAATATGGAACAAAAGTACATGTGTTTTTTCCAAAACACGAAGAAGTTCAAGAACTGTATTCCTCTCAAGGAATTAATGGTTTTTATGAATCCATTGAGAAAAGAAAAAGCTGCTGTTTTACAAGAAAAATTGAACCCTTACAAAGAGCACTTAAACCTCTTAAGGTTTGGATTACAGGATTAAGAGCCTCTCAAAGTGTTACTAGAGAGAGTTTAAATATTATTGAGTTTGATGAAACAAATGATGTTATAAAAGTAAATCCTTTATTATTATGGGATGAAGAACAAGTATGGAATTATATTAAAGAAAATAAAGTTCCATATAATAAATTACACGATAAAGGTTTTCCTTCTATTGGTTGTGCTCCTTGTACAAGAGCTGTAGCAAAAGGCGCAGATGTACGAAGTGGAAGATGGTGGTGGGAAAACCCCGAACACAAAGAGTGTGGTTTACATGTTAAATAAAAATACTACAAGTTAAAAGTTAGGAAAATAAGAATGATAAATACCGAAAGATTAACACATTTAAAACAATTAGAAGCAGAATCTTTACATATTATGAGAGAAGTAGTAGCAGAATTTGATAACCCTGCAATGCTTTACTCAGTTGGAAAAGATTCAGCAGTAATGTTGCATTTAGCTCAAAAAGCATTTTATCCTGCAAAACTTCCTTTTCCTTTAGTGCATGTTGATACTACATGGAAATTCAAAGAAATGATTGAATTTAGAGATCAAATGCAGAAAAAACTTGGGTTTGAACTATTGGTTCATAAAAATCAAGATGGAATAGATCAAGGAATTGGCCCTTTTACTCATGGCTCTGCTGTACATACAGATATTATGAAAACAGCCGGTTTAAAACAAGCTTTAAACAAATGGAAATTTGATGCTGTTTTTGGAGGCGCTAGAAGAGACGAAGAAAAATCTCGTGCAAAAGAGAGAATTTATTCGTTCAGAGATGAAAAACACAGATGGGATCCTAAAAACCAAAGACCTGAATTATGGAATATTTATAATTCACGTGTTAAAAAAGGGGAGTCTATTCGAGTTTTTCCATTATCTAACTGGACAGAATTAGATATCTGGCAATATATTTACTTAGAAGGTATTCCTATTGTTCCTTTATATTTTGCAAAAAAACGTCCGGTTGTTATGCGTGATGGTGTGAAAATAATGGTTGATGATGACAGATTACCTCTAAAAGAGGGTGAAGTTCCAAAAATGGAATCGGTACGATTTAGAACACTTGGATGTTATCCTTTAACAGGGGCTGTTGAGTCAACTGCATCAACTTTGCCAGAGATTATTCAAGAAATGTTATTAACAAAAACGAGCGAGCGCCAAGGAAGAGTTATTGATAATGATTCTGCTGGTTCGATGGAGAAGAAAAAAATAGAGGGGTACTTTTAAGATGTCAATTCAAGAAGATAAAATAGCAAAAGATATAGAAAGTTATTTAAAAGAACACGAAAACAAACAATTATTGAGGTTCATAACTTGTGGAAGTGTTGATGATGGAAAATCTACTTTAATTGGAAGATTATTACACGATTCAAAAATGATTTTTGAAGATCAATTAGCAGCTATTAAAAAAGATTCTATTAAATCAGGGACTACTGATGGTGAATTTGATTTGGCTTTATTGGTTGATGGTTTACAAAGCGAGCGTGAGCAAGGTATTACTATTGATGTAGCTTATAGATATTTTGCAACCGATAAAAGAAAATTTATCATAGCAGATACCCCAGGTCATGAACAATATACTAGAAATATGGCAACAGGTGCTTCAACAGCAGATCTTGCAATTATTTTAATTGATGCAAGATATGGGGTTCAAACACAAACAAGACGTCATAGTTTTATTACTAAACTTTTAGGAATCAAACATTTAATTATTGCAATTAATAAAATGGATTTGGTTGATTTTAAAGAAGACAGATACAATGAAATTGTTGCAGATTATGAAGAGTTTGCCGATGAAATTGGATTAACTTCTGATATTACTATGATTCCATTATCTGCTTTAAACGGCGATAATGTTGTAAATGTAAGTGAAAAATCTCCTTGGTACAAGGGTGATACTTTAATGCATACGCTTGAACATTTAGAGATTTCAAGTGACAGAGATTTAACACACTTTAGAATGCCTGTTCAATATGTAAACAGACCGAATCTAAACTTTAGAGGTTTTTGTGGAACTATTGCTGCTGGTATTATTTCTGTTGGTGATGCAATTACTGTTTTACCTTCAGGAAAAAGCTCAACAGTTAAAGAAATTGTTACTTATGATGGCAACCTTCCTTATGCTTATGCACAACAAGCTATTACGATTACATTAAACGATGAAATAGATATTTCACGTGGTGATATTTTAGTAAAAAGTGATGAACAAGCAGATATGGGAACAGACTTTGATGTTAATCTTGTTTGGATGGATGATAAACCTTTAATTAAAGGAACCTCTTATTATATTAAAAGAGCT of Campylobacteraceae bacterium contains these proteins:
- a CDS encoding phosphoadenylyl-sulfate reductase; the encoded protein is MNIAQLNKKFSTSTPQEVLEYFLKEYEQDAALSSSFGAEDQVLTHMMLDINKEANIFTLDTGRLHPETYAVMDATNLKYGTKVHVFFPKHEEVQELYSSQGINGFYESIEKRKSCCFTRKIEPLQRALKPLKVWITGLRASQSVTRESLNIIEFDETNDVIKVNPLLLWDEEQVWNYIKENKVPYNKLHDKGFPSIGCAPCTRAVAKGADVRSGRWWWENPEHKECGLHVK
- the cysK gene encoding cysteine synthase A, giving the protein MKYANNVTGLIGNTPLVKLQKASTNGTTVLGKCEFMNPTHSVKDRIGLNMIQTALDNGDIQKDTTIIEPTSGNTGIALASVCAAFGLKLILTMPSSMSIERRKLLKALGAELVLTEPAKGMKGAVDAAKELANETPNSFVPQQFANPANPEIHRLTTAKEILADTDGKIDILISAIGTGGSITGIAEVLKAHNKDIKIIAIEPEASPILSGGKPGPHKIQGIGAGFIPEVLDTKIYDEVIQVSNEDSILTSRALAKEEGLLVGISSGANAFVAQQVAARSENAGKVIVTILCDTGERYLTTGLYDVDEE
- a CDS encoding DUF2061 domain-containing protein, with the protein product MQDKAYRSIVKTISWRTVGTLDTVIISYFITGDLKMAASIGSIELFTKMILYYYHERLWNKISFGKKPTNNDYQI
- a CDS encoding Rrf2 family transcriptional regulator, producing the protein MPLISSKGVYGLTAMHELSKNKKDTPMQIREISANASIPQNYLEQLLSKLRRAELVSSVRGSKGGYRLAKKANEIKVLDILLVLEDDLRIADNKCSNPALDIFFTEVKEKTQSLFSLSLDELDQYLDKYNENLHYSI
- the cysD gene encoding sulfate adenylyltransferase subunit CysD, giving the protein MINTERLTHLKQLEAESLHIMREVVAEFDNPAMLYSVGKDSAVMLHLAQKAFYPAKLPFPLVHVDTTWKFKEMIEFRDQMQKKLGFELLVHKNQDGIDQGIGPFTHGSAVHTDIMKTAGLKQALNKWKFDAVFGGARRDEEKSRAKERIYSFRDEKHRWDPKNQRPELWNIYNSRVKKGESIRVFPLSNWTELDIWQYIYLEGIPIVPLYFAKKRPVVMRDGVKIMVDDDRLPLKEGEVPKMESVRFRTLGCYPLTGAVESTASTLPEIIQEMLLTKTSERQGRVIDNDSAGSMEKKKIEGYF
- the cysN gene encoding sulfate adenylyltransferase subunit CysN; amino-acid sequence: MSIQEDKIAKDIESYLKEHENKQLLRFITCGSVDDGKSTLIGRLLHDSKMIFEDQLAAIKKDSIKSGTTDGEFDLALLVDGLQSEREQGITIDVAYRYFATDKRKFIIADTPGHEQYTRNMATGASTADLAIILIDARYGVQTQTRRHSFITKLLGIKHLIIAINKMDLVDFKEDRYNEIVADYEEFADEIGLTSDITMIPLSALNGDNVVNVSEKSPWYKGDTLMHTLEHLEISSDRDLTHFRMPVQYVNRPNLNFRGFCGTIAAGIISVGDAITVLPSGKSSTVKEIVTYDGNLPYAYAQQAITITLNDEIDISRGDILVKSDEQADMGTDFDVNLVWMDDKPLIKGTSYYIKRAATVTTGTIDSFYHKTNVNTMEQEPCNTLNLNEIAHAKLSLNQTIAYDAYDHIKAMGSFVIIDRITNNTVGAGMIVKKSEETTKTSINEHSEFEIEFNALVRKHFPHWEAKEVL